Sequence from the Candidatus Deferrimicrobium borealis genome:
CCCCTCTGGCGATCGTCACGTTCGACCCCGAAGGCGTCGTCACGATGTGGAACCCGGCGGCCGAGCGGATCTTCGGGTGGTCCAAGAACGAGGCCCTCGGGACGCGTCTCCCCTTCGTCCCGGCCGAGAAGCAGGTCGAGTTCCTCGCGCTTCGTCGACGCTCCCTCCTTGGGGAGGCGTTCACCGAGCCCGAGCTGCACCGGCGGCGGGCCGACGGGTCCCCGATCGTCGTCAGCGCGTACACCGCCACCCTTCACCGGCAGGACGGGACTATTTATAGGATCCTGTCGATCCTGATGGACGTCACCGACCACAGGACGCCCTGGGACGATGAGGCGGTGCGACAGCTCGCCCGGAAGGTGCGCGAGGGCCTGGACTTCGTATTGTAGCGGAAGGTAAAAGGGGGCAGGCTGAGAAGCCTACCCCCCTGAATACTCTGGTGGAGCTGATCGGGATCGAACCGACGGCCTCCTGAATGCCATTCAGGCGCTCTCCCAGCTGAGCTACAGCCCCACGTTATGTAACGAAGAAGATTACCCGATCACGGCGGGAAATGCAATGGCGATGCAGTGGGAGGACACTCCTTACCCTGAGGGGGGACACTCCTGGTTTTCTCGTCGATAGGACAAGGAGTGTCCACCACTGTCAGGAATGTCCCCCCTTGAGAGGAGGTACACCGCGGACTCGGCGAACAGGTTGGGGCCGAACCCGCGCAGCACCCTCCCCCCATGGTCGTTGGAGAGGTAGACCCGCTGCTCCACCCGCAGGGAGTACTTCCGGCAATACTCCTCGAAATCCGTCACGGTGCAGAAGTGGATGTTCGGCGTGTCGTACCATTCGTAGGGGAGGAACTCCGTCTTCGGCATCCGGCCGCGCAGCAGCAGGTACGTCCGCATCTTCCAGTGGGCGAAGTTGGGGAACCCGACCACCGCCTTCTCCCCCACGCGCAGCATCTCCGACAGGACGACGTGGGGCTTCTTCACCGCCTGCAGCGTCTGGTTGAGGATGATGTAGTCGAACGACCGGTCGGGGTAATCCTTCAACCCGTGGTCGATGTCCTCCTGCAGGACCGCGAGCCCCCGGGCGATGCACTCCCGGATCCCCTCGTCCGAGATCTCGATGCCGCTGCCGCGGACATCCTTCGTGCGCACCATCTTCTCGAGGAGCGACCCGTCGCCGCACCCGAGATCGAGCACCTTCGCGCCCCGGGGGACGATGTCGAGGATGATGTCGTGGTCGATCCGTGTCCCTGCCGGGCTCAACGGGAAGGTGCTCCTGTTCCGCGGGCAATTTCCGCGAGGTTGTGGAGGATGCGGGCCGTCGCCCCCCAGATCGTGAAGCGGTCGTAGTCGAGGAAGTACACCATGTACGGTTTCCCGAGGAAGGTCGTCCCGGCGGCGCGGTACCGGGAGAAGTCGGTGAACGCCGACAGCGGGGCGTCGAAGGTCTCCGCCACCTCGAACCCGTCCAGGTGAAACCGCGCGTCCCGCGGGATCCGGGCGACGAACGGCTGGATGCAGAACCCGGTGACCGTGGGGACCCGCTCCATCGCCCCCAGCAACTCCACGTCGGTCCCCCGGATCCCCAGCTCCTCCTCCGCCTCGCGCAGCGCGGTGCCCAGCAGGTCCCGGTCGCCCGGGTCGCGGCTTCCCCCGGGAAAGCAGATCTGCCCCTTGTGGTGGGGAACGCTCTCGGTCCGGCGGGCGAGCGTCACGGTGATCTCCCCGCCGGCATCCCGCAACGGGACGAGGACCCCCGCGGAGCGCAGGCCCGGGGGCGGAGGCTCGGAGGTCGCGACCGGGGAAAGCGCCCCCCGGAGCGCTCCGAAGAACCGGTCCGTATCGGGGGTCCCGCGGTTCATTCGGCACCGGGATCGATCACGGCGAGGAGCTGCCCCTCTTCGACCCGGTCGTTCACCTTCACGCACAGCTCGCGGATGACGCCTGCCAGCGGGGACTTCACCGCGTTCTCGGTCTTCATCACCTCGATGTTCAGGATCTCCTCCCCCTTGCGGAGGCGATCCCCTTCCTTCAGCGACCGGTCCTTCGTCCCGATCCGCCACACCGTCCCGGTGACGGCCGCGCCGATCTCCCCCTTGTTCCCCGGGGACGCCTTCCGGACCGTCTTGCGCGCCGCGGCGGCCTCGGGCAGCTCCACGGGGAAAACGTGCATGATGTTGTCCACGGAAAGCACCACGTGCTTTACGCCCCCCACCCCCTCGCCGATGGAGACCAGCCGGATGGCGTGCGGCTTCTTGTCGATCGTGATCATCACCTCGTCCCCGGGCCTGCGCAGGCCGTGGAACCAGACGCCGGTCGGCAGCACCGTGGTGTCGCCGTTCCGGGCGCGGAACTTGAGGAAATCGGTCGCCGCCTTCGGGTGCATCAGGTAGAGGACGAATTCCTCCTGCGTGACGGAGCGGCCCATCTCGGACTCCATCGCCGCCCGGGCCTTTTCCAGGTCCTCGTCCGGAAGCGCAGACAGCGGCGAGGAAGGCACCCGCTCCGCTTCGACCTTCTCGGCCCACCCTTCCCCGAAGGCGCTCCGGTAGACCC
This genomic interval carries:
- the metW gene encoding methionine biosynthesis protein MetW, encoding MSPAGTRIDHDIILDIVPRGAKVLDLGCGDGSLLEKMVRTKDVRGSGIEISDEGIRECIARGLAVLQEDIDHGLKDYPDRSFDYIILNQTLQAVKKPHVVLSEMLRVGEKAVVGFPNFAHWKMRTYLLLRGRMPKTEFLPYEWYDTPNIHFCTVTDFEEYCRKYSLRVEQRVYLSNDHGGRVLRGFGPNLFAESAVYLLSRGDIPDSGGHSLSYRRENQECPPSG
- a CDS encoding CoA pyrophosphatase; this translates as MNRGTPDTDRFFGALRGALSPVATSEPPPPGLRSAGVLVPLRDAGGEITVTLARRTESVPHHKGQICFPGGSRDPGDRDLLGTALREAEEELGIRGTDVELLGAMERVPTVTGFCIQPFVARIPRDARFHLDGFEVAETFDAPLSAFTDFSRYRAAGTTFLGKPYMVYFLDYDRFTIWGATARILHNLAEIARGTGAPSR
- a CDS encoding PAS domain S-box protein, which translates into the protein MSVDRPISFPDVEETDRPEASGALATLIEASPLAIVTFDPEGVVTMWNPAAERIFGWSKNEALGTRLPFVPAEKQVEFLALRRRSLLGEAFTEPELHRRRADGSPIVVSAYTATLHRQDGTIYRILSILMDVTDHRTPWDDEAVRQLARKVREGLDFVL